One Dioscorea cayenensis subsp. rotundata cultivar TDr96_F1 chromosome 15, TDr96_F1_v2_PseudoChromosome.rev07_lg8_w22 25.fasta, whole genome shotgun sequence genomic region harbors:
- the LOC120276901 gene encoding aspartic proteinase CDR1-like, with protein sequence MASLITIAYVTMIITVFGGNIEIITAKNLGFRMPIVEKLYQTPAFSNISLMANFHAGAQEQLKSGFSGLVEHIHNTYVVTMSIGIPETPVRLSIDTGSDATWLQCKPCTNCFRKSNPPFDPKESATFKYTMCENEHCKIFANRLSPACDDHRRCQFSFKYGDNSTVGCNMASDFFQLEGLYVNRKAFNQFLYFGCAFSAIGIFHEGEDGILGLGQGPFSIISQLNISKFSHCLQLPMTGETSYILFEDEARLDGTAVPLIRNKVFRSQYFVNFHSMIVVYNQSETKLNVPSNLFAMDRNGRGGLMLDFGTRLTMIPKMAFDELCKVLGGIAYRADITVVPVEEGNYCFDASLEDLKDIGLIFRLDSIDVKTHRRATIL encoded by the coding sequence ATGGCATCATTAATAACCATTGCATATGTGACCATGATAATCACTGTTTTTGGAGGAAACATAGAGATCATCACGGCCAAAAATCTGGGATTCCGGATGCCTATTGTTGAGAAATTGTATCAAACTCCTGCATTCTCTAACATTTCCTTAATGGCTAATTTCCATGCAGGCGCCCAAGAGCAATTGAAGAGTGGATTCAGTGGACTAGTGGAACATATTCACAATACTTATGTAGTAACTATGAGCATTGGTATACCTGAGACTCCAGTTAGATTATCTATTGACACAGGGAGTGATGCTACATGGCTGCAATGCAAGCCATGTACAAATTGCTTTAGAAAGAGCAATCCACCCTTTGATCCTAAAGAATCAGCCACTTTTAAATATACTATGTGTGAAAACGAGCACTGTAAGATCTTTGCTAATAGACTCTCTCCTGCTTGTGATGATCATCGAAGAtgtcaattttcttttaaatatggGGATAACTCAACAGTTGGTTGTAACATGGCATCTGATTTTTTCCAGTTAGAGGGGCTATATGTTAATAGGAAAGCATTTAATCAGTTTCTTTATTTTGGATGTGCATTCTCAGCTATTGGAATTTTTCATGAGGGAGAAGATGGAATACTGGGATTGGGACAAGGACCATTCTCAATAATTTCTCAACTTAACATCTCCAAATTTTCCCACTGCTTACAACTCCCTATGACAGGCGAAACATCTTATATATTGTTTGAAGATGAAGCTAGGCTTGATGGCACAGCAGTCCCTTTGATCCGAAATAAGGTATTTCGTTCACAATACTTTGTGAACTTTCACAGCATGATTGTGGTCTACAATCAAAGTGAGACTAAGTTGAATGTACCATCCAATTTATTTGCAATGGATAGAAATGGTCGGGGGGGATTGATGCTGGATTTCGGCACCAGACTCACGATGATCCCCAAAATGGCTTTTGATGAGCTTTGTAAGGTTCTTGGGGGCATAGCCTATCGTGCTGATATTACAGTTGTGCCTGTGGAAGAAGGGAATTACTGTTTTGATGCTTCATTAGAAGACTTGAAGGATATTGGCTTGATTTTCAGACTTGATTCCATTGATGTCAAAACTCACAGGAGAGCGACTATTTTATAG